Within the Syngnathoides biaculeatus isolate LvHL_M chromosome 13, ASM1980259v1, whole genome shotgun sequence genome, the region ACTCACATTAGGAACGGTAGTTTGTGGCTGCCATCCAGTCGCCTATCTAAGAGACATACGGCAATCTATTTTACACGCACAAATCAGTCAATGTCGATCCGCAATCGCCACTAAATACTATTAGGGATATTGATTTCTGGGCAGAGTGTTTCACTTGAAGATGTCAAgagcatattttacatttacacaagTTAATGGCAACGCATGCCACTTGTTTGACACTAAGTTGTAAgcgagaaaaactgaaataacaaCAACCCCTCAATCAGAAGGAAATAGATCCAGATGTGACTGAACTTAATTGTGTCGAGTGACTGCATGAATACTTACAATGTCATTTTAGTTTATGCACGATCAAATGATCTAGACTAGTTGtctgagcaaaataaaaaataactttcaaaTGAGACAGCAGTTATGTCAACTCATTTGGATCTGGTATTTTGAAGTCTTCAGGGATTGCAGTTTAACTAAGACCCAACTACAATGCTGCGAAACGTTAACAGTGTTTCACTCTGTCCAAATCTCTCATTTTGATGGCTATAACGGTCCTCTGTCAAAAGCAGTTCTGTCTGCTTTAAAGTTGGGCTTTCTGTCAAAGTCTAGAACAATCCGACACACATTTACATATCAAGAGAATCGGGAGGGAGAAAATGTTTGACTGTGACTAAAAATACACCAGGTGGTACGACAGAAATATTTACACCCTACCCTTCAGCAATAAAGTCTTGGAAGTGtacaacaaaaggaaaaagtgaAGCTTACATGGTAGATGTGACACATTTTAATAGACTGACGGGCTGAGGTACTGTACATCAGTTGATGCGCTTTGAGAggcattttaaatattcatgcaAAATTGATTTTTAGGGCCTTCCCCAATTGTTTTCAATAGCAGTTTAATTTTCCCATCAATATCCCTCTCCTCTTTGTCAACCACGCCAAACTTTCAATGAGGTTTAGCTACTTGGGCCTTTGCTTATGAACAACAGACGTGCTGAAATTTCCCAAACATAGTTCCATCCCATTGCCATCCAGCGCATCAATTTCTATATTTCCGCTCATCAAAAGCCATAGTTCACTTACTGTATGGTTTTCACTGTGTACAAGGGTGCTCATGGCACAGATTAAAAGGCAATTTAATACAGAAAAGGGGATTAGATATACTATGGGCTGCACTAATCCTTAACCTTCAGTCCTGTTCTCATAGAGCCACAATATGCACACGACGATAGCATCGCAGGACCGGAGTTAGTACATTTCCATTAGGGCCGCCCTTCTTTATTCCCAGCAGCACATTTAAAGGCATTAGGGATGCTCTGTCAGGGCTAATAAAGGGGGCCAGCGGtgccatcacacacacacacacacacacacacacacacacacacacacaccacacacacacacacacaacacacacacacacaccccaactTGTTTCAGAAAAGACATTGTTGCATGGGAAGTTTTCATAACCCATTTAGATAATCTACCTAAGACAATAGATGCAGTCCTGACCTTTGTAAGGATAGAAAAATCTTTCAGGAGACAAACATTACGCTTAATGTGAGCCTTGTTATCTAGATAAGGCAAAATTGTGTTGTACTCGGGATTTACAGTGCTAgattaacaaaaaaatcccTAATCAGATTATTGGAAGATCTCTGATCCTGTTATTCAGTTATGTTTGCAGAGAAATGGCCGGGATCCCGCATCGGGTCCCCCACAGCATGCCTGGTTTGAGAAGATCCTTTCCTCTGGATAAGGCAGCCTGCTGCTCATCTCAGCAGGGAAAGACAGGAAACGGGGTCATGGCCAGCATCAATCTTTCATATCAAAATTTGTGCACCGCAAAGATTCAATTTTCTGCACTTTAGTCTCCACTATTGGTTatctacagtatttttatttatacataaaGGTACATCTATTATTGATTTGTTTTAGGCCCAACTCTGATGGCTATTTACATCCGCCACGCAACCCAACTTCAGAAAGTTGGACTAAACTAACTGATGTTTAACACTGAACACGTTTTTTTAACATTAGCTTGAATCTTGAAAGGAgaatttatttatgatttgCGCTGTACGGTTGAACACGTTCTGCTTATCCCAGCGTGGACACCATCTTTTCCGGCGCCTTCCCCTGTTGTCAAATACTCACCAAAAGCAGCAGAAATTCCACATTTCTTTCCCCTTGCCATCTACatataaaagcaaaataatataaaaaaaataattcaacatcTCCGCTCTTAAAGCCTGTGGGTGTGCCCGCCGAATGTGATGAAACCATGATGTGCACAGCTGtgaactgtcaatcaaaaatgtctcaaaaatgGATCCTACTGCATCACGAGGCCTAATTTTTGCTGGCTCCCTACCAAAATCAGAAAGAGTTCAACAGTATATTTCCATGATTTAATACTACGTAGTTCTGGTCGATGCCCGTTTTTGTCTTTattatcttcaaacatttaaaatgtatttcggTATGTCTATAATCTAGGTACCACAAGATGGTAGCAAAGCACTACCTTTGTCGAAATTAAATccttcaactcacttcaacatagttgctTGGCATTGAGATGCTAGAACATGGCAACAAAGTAGCACTTTTACTGCTTTGTCCAGAGGATAAATGCAACAAAGAGGTGGAGAATGAGTTCGTCACAAAAATTCACACAATGGAATAATTCGTGAATGCTGATTCACGTACTGCACAAGCAGGGATTCACTGTCGTGTCTTCAGGCTTGGGTTGTCCGAGTGGCTCCATGTAGTAGAGACAAATTCTCGTCTGTTTTGAGATACTTGGCCAGTAACAATGGCTTTTGttcattaacattttaaattgtatctCTGTTCAATCTGGCTATCCGTTTTAACGCTTCATCCCATTTACAGGCCACAactgagaagaagaagctgAGCCATGCTGGATCCAAGCCCTCCCTCTCCGAGAGCAGCGGCCGACTCCCTCAGATAGCCATGAACACCTGCAAGTACAATGGCGGCGTGGTGAGACCACTCGTGGGCAGTCTGGCGTCGTCGTCGCGCCGCAACCTCGCGGAGCTCGACTCGGAAACGCAGCCCCTACAGACGCTGCACAGCTCTGGCCTGGAGGTGGTGGTGTCTAAGGGTAATGGCGGCGAAGACCCCAGTAAGGCGTCCAATGAGAGCCTGGTCAGGGAGGGCAGTGGGCGTGGCAGAGGCAGGGcgccacaaaagaaaaacagggaCATTGGCTACAAGCTCGGCCACCGGAGGGCACTGTTCGAGAAGCGAAAGCGGCTCAGCGACTACGCGCTCATCTTTGGAATGTTTGGGATTGTAGTCATGGTGACGGAGACTGAATTGTCATGGGGGGTTTACACTAAGGTATGTTGTTCGAGTGTGCATGTGAAGCATGAATCGCCGAATTGTGTGTTGTCATGGCTACTTTTTATACTTCCGTTGGAAGCTCCCACGTCTACAAGAGTTCATCAACACTTACGTATTCCCGTTGATAAAGAGTTGCAAAAACTACACAAACAAATTCAAGGACATGTCAAATGCTTTGTGAGGAATAAGaacattttccttttcaacATTTCTATTGATTTTGGGCCTTTCGTCCACGCTTTCACACATGCTCGCCGATAATTGGATTCAGACATGTGCCATTGAGGCTTGGCTTGAAATTGATATTATCTCAGGGTTGGGGAATGGATGGGAAGAAGAGGGCAAAACCAATAACGAAGAATGGCAGAGAGTGGCCATCATTGAGAACGAGATGGATGACATTTGAGATGGGTGAATGAAGCCAATGGTAGGTGTTTAGTTCCATAGTAACTTTAAAAGAGAAAGAGATTTTCTCACGCTGACTGTACATATATTTGATTTTAGTGTAGGTGGTTGTCGACAAAAGTCTCAGAGCATCTCCcacacggttctgaggaccggccccgcctgtgtggagtttgcatgttctccccgtcctcccacaccccaaaaacatgcattaattggagactctaagtgTGACTGAGTGCGACcattgcctgtctccatgtgccctgcgattggctcgcaaccagttcaaggtgtaacctgcttcctgcccgttgagagccaggataggctccagcactctcgcgacccttgtgaggataagcagctcaaaaaatggatggatggataaaaaacaaGTCAAATAGCTTGTATTAGTAGTGTAATCAATtgaatgtaccatattttacgcactataaggcgcatagaatacaCGCTACAGTcaaggctggggttacgttgcgcatccattagatggagctgcactaaaggatCAATATcgatccacatataaggcgcaccagattataaggctcGCCGTCGGCTTTCGAGAAAAGTGAAGGCTTTTGGTCcgtcttatagtgcggaaaatacggtaggtTAAAAAAGACTTGCAAACcagtctgtttttgtttttcaaatttttaattcaTCCCAACTTGATCGGTATTGGGGTTTGTTTAATGTttccattgtttaaaatattcttGGTCTGCAGCTGGACAAACCACAAACTTATAcagtttacatatttatttattcagtcGTTTTGCTCCATCCACGTAAACGTGTGTTTCAGCGAATTggagtttttatattatttttttaaaatcttttccgCGTTTTCACCACATGGTTCCATTTGGGACCcagaaaaatgatcatttttttcaaagagagGCTAGGTCTCAAAATGTTGCCCTCGCGTTTCCGTGTGTACCACACATACGCATCTTTCTTGTGCCAACGACACGGTTGTGCCAGTTCTCATACAACCAAATGCTAACACTgccaacaacaataataacaatggtGCACCAATATCTTGGATGTCCTTTACCCTGGTTGTTAGCTGGGCTTTCATTATGAGCCAGAAGTTTTACATTTCAGCCACACGAGTGAGAATAAGTGTACCtgaagatgaataaatgaaagttCTACTTTATCTTCAGTTGTCTGAAGTTTCTCTTTCTTGGTCGCTTCTTATTCCCCCGCCATTGTTGTTAGTATAGTATGTCACATGGATTTCTTATTCTCCGTTTTGCGTGACTTTCTTTGGCAGCAATAGAGCACCACTTCGGGACGGGCATATAAACTTCAGCATTTCAGTGTCTTCATGTTGACACAAACGTTTTTGGAAACAATTCCGTGTTTACAGAAAACTCTTGAGACTGATTAAATATGGCCGCTGCCAAGTAACACATGCTGGGGACAGTATTTTCCATCCCACGTTACATTGGATACGATTGACAAGGAGAACGACGTGTAGAGACTCTGACTTCTGGGATTGAAAACTCCTTGAACCCCTGGCAGGTGGATTAATTGATTTACCCAATGTTATTCCACCAGGGACTGCTTGAAACAATTTGAGACATTTAAATGTCTTGAGAACATGTTGCCGAGCTGAAGGGCAAAGTGATATAGTTGATggctaaaaatacattttgcaatcAAGACCACGGAAGGAGACGTGAAAATGAGCCGCACCCGCTGACAATTTGGACCAATATTTCTtcagctgttgtttttgttgttccttGTCAGGCTGTGTCGTCGTTGTAATAACAACCGCATGATCACTGTCCTGTCATAGCTGGGCAGCTGTTTAAGAGATTTATCAAATGGCACGGACTGGTCTTATGCACTCTCTCATTTCCTAGATCTATGGCCCTAatgtgcacgcacgcacacacacgcacacaaaaacactgcaGCTCTGGCATCCAGCTGCTGTATTTATCACCAGTGACGCTCTCTGTGGTGGGGCTCTGCTAATGCTAGCCTTGCCTTTTCTGCACCTGCCATTAAATGGAAAGTccccctgttagtgctgtgctttGATTAATTGCTCGTTTAGATGGCGGCGGACTGCGTCCGTGGATAATATCAGGCTGCACCTACACCTGCAGCTTCATTGTTTAGCGACGGCCTGTCCGTGGGGCTTGTGTGTAAACCCATTTATCTGGCCTCACTTAGACTTTTAAGCTAATAAGTAGCGTGTgtagtgcatgtgtgtgggctTGTAGCTGTGTATTGCCCATTTTCTCAGCCTCTTGTACTTATGTGCATTTATATAGGGACATTTATTCTCCTTGTCTAAACCAGTAATGGAGCCATTTGTTTCCattcccctccccacccccagttttttttttttttaatctacatgGTACCTGGCAGTGAATATGCTCGGCTTTTGAATTTGTCATTTACTGAACTGCCGCACGTGTCTGTGTTGTTAAGCAGCAATATGCAACAATTGCATCTACtaagaaaatgcaaattatcCATTGAGAATTGATGCATGACACTTAGCGTGAGTACAACTAAAGGTTATACATGCTATAGTAATTTTGTGTGCAATGTCTAACAGTGAttatgatggtttttttttctctccttttcagGAATCTTCATACTCATTTGCACTGAAATGCCTTATCAGCCTTTCCACTGTTATACTGCTTGGTCTTATAATAATGTACCACGCACGGGAAATCCAGGTGAGTCAAAATCATCCTCGTAGGAATGAAAATGACAGCGAAAAcacctttatttctttttaccaAAAAACTCTACATTGTTGTGGTGTGATTTGTATGACTGAGACAATTATAAAGTGCATGTAGAATGTTGAAATTAGGTAATTGCTTCGTGGTGTTGTGTTGTACTAATTAAAAGCACTTTTACTTTGCCAAACAAAGAGACACACGTGGGAAAATGGTTGAGAATACGGCTTATGACTGGGTCCTTGGTATGCTGAATGGCACAGGGACATGGTCTGTCTATCTCTTTGTAGTCTTGCTAGTTTGACCTGGTGCACTCTGAAAGGGAAAACTTTCTTTTGTAGTTTAGGTTTGAAGTATATCTTTTGTGACACACATTCGTGAATTTTTCTCACTTGAAGTACTAGTCGGGCCGCAGAACCTgcaaaggttgattttttttttaaagcatataATATTGATATGATGACCCAAGACTGTTAAGACATTTAAAACCTAGTAAAGGAACCTTCAAATTTATCCTGAAACACACAGGGAGCCAGTTCAGTGATCTTAAAACCAATGCGATGCGGTCCCAGCCTCTGAGTTTCATCGGTATACAGGCAGCTGAGTTCTAATCATGGTCATTGCGACCTACAAGCCAATGAGAACAACGTCCATCCAGTTTGTTATCAGCACAAAGTTCAAGACCCACCATTTGTGATGGTTTGGGGCGGTGTTAATGCTCAAGGTATGGTTAACTTGAAAGCGCCCTTTATGCTGGAAGGTCAGTACTGGTTTTGGAGCaacacatgctgccatccaagcaactttttttttttttttttttttttttttttttaggaattgtccctgcttatttcagcattGATATGGTCTATCGCTTTGTAGACATGCTGGTTGATTGTCTGGTCCACACTGAAGGGGAGAACTCAAGTTTGTAGTTTGAGCTTGAAATATATCTTTTGTTACACCAGTCCTAAACCTAAACCCTAAAGAGGTTTGCTTTTGTTTACTAGTATCAAGCCTTTAACTGCCACCAACATACTCAAACTATACATCAAGTATATATTTCAGTGGATTGGTGCAGAACTAGGTCTTGCAcatcttttctgtgaaatttagGTTTCTAACTACTATAACAGATCCCTGTATTATTTttgatcagcacagcttttgagtagaagataaagattagggCGTGAATCTCCGCTTGTCACATCAAGTATGAGGGGCATTAGACAGTAAACAAGTGTAGGGACCTCACACTTAAAGTATGTTTATGTATGGTGTGCACAGAATATGTGTCACTCTAAAGGGGAGTAAGTGTGTGTTGCATGGGAAAAATATTATTCAGTCAGTAAATAACAAACTCCCAAAACTAAAAAATACTAGCATCAAAGTCACTGTTCTACTTGACATTTGTTTTCGCAAAAagatgcatcaattggagactgtaCATTgctcttaagtgtgattgtgactgcgactgttctgtctctatgtgccctgtgattggttgccagccagcctcctgcctgatgatagctgggataagctccagcactcccacaagccttgtgaggataagcagctcaaaaaaatggatgaatgaatatcaAATAATGCTTTGTATCAAGCCTGCTCATGTTTTGTTCTATGTATGAATGCCcatatttgtgttgtgttgatgccAAAGAGGATTTGGAAGCAATGCTTAAAACCCGTGGTGAAAAGAAAGAGGGACAATCCTCATGAAGGTCTTGTTGTCTACTTTTCCTCAGCTGTTTATGGTCGACAACGGTGCAGATGACTGGAGGATAGCCATGACCTATGAGCGGATCTTCTTCATCGTGCTGGAGCTGCTGGTGTGTGCCATCCATCCCATCCCCGGCCAGTACGTCTTCACATGGAAGGCCCGGCTGGCTTTTACGTACGCGCCATCCGTGGCAGATGCCGACGTGGACATCATCCTCTCCATCCCCATGTTCCTGAGACTTTACCTGATCGGCAGGGTCATGCTACTTCATAGCAAGCTGTTCACGGATGCTTCGTCTCGCAGCATCGGCGCCCTAAACAAGATCAACTTCAACACACGCTTTGTCATGAAAACGCTCATGACCATCTGCCCAGGAACAGTTCTGCTCGTGTTCAGTATATCGTCCTGGATCATTGCTGCATGGACTGTGCGCGTCTGCGAGAGGTAAACACAGGCTGATGAATATTGGATAATGCTGGGGTCAAGTTGAAacacctttcttccttccttccttccttcactaGCCCTGCTGTGTCCTGCACCTGTCAGTGTTTCCTGGTTTTCCATCTCTAATTTGCACTTTAATCCACAGAAATGTGTGTGGAATTGTGATGATGAACACGTGGCCAGGaaggcacacacatgcaca harbors:
- the kcnn1a gene encoding small conductance calcium-activated potassium channel protein 1a isoform X2, whose product is MNTCKYNGGVVRPLVGSLASSSRRNLAELDSETQPLQTLHSSGLEVVVSKGNGGEDPSKASNESLVREGSGRGRGRAPQKKNRDIGYKLGHRRALFEKRKRLSDYALIFGMFGIVVMVTETELSWGVYTKESSYSFALKCLISLSTVILLGLIIMYHAREIQLFMVDNGADDWRIAMTYERIFFIVLELLVCAIHPIPGQYVFTWKARLAFTYAPSVADADVDIILSIPMFLRLYLIGRVMLLHSKLFTDASSRSIGALNKINFNTRFVMKTLMTICPGTVLLVFSISSWIIAAWTVRVCERYHDKQEVTSNFLGAMWLISITFLSIGYGDMVPHTYCGKGVCLLTGIMGAGCTALVVAVVARKLELTKAEKHVHNFMMDTQLCKRVKNTAANVLRETWLIYKHTKLVKKIDHAKVRKHQRKFLQAIHQLRSVKMEQRKLNDQANTLVDLAKTQNVMYDLVSELQERSEELDKRIGTLEDKLDSVTGSLQALPCLISQAITQQQQDFLDGFVHRFRPASLASERSERSERSWTSTTRRRRSPSTAPHTSSDSG